CTCGCGCTCCAGCTCGTCGTCGTCGACGATCCGCGCCTTGCCGGCCACCGAGACGAAGACGTTCTTGTCGGCATCGGCGTAGCTCACGTTCACGTCCTCGCGCCCCTCGACCTGCCGCGACTTCGCGGAGGACCGCGCCGTGAGGAACCAGAGGCCGTCCTCCCTGCCCTCGCGCTGGGTGTACATGGGCCGGCTGTAGAGCCTGCCGTCGTCGCCGATCGTCGTGAGCATCGCGATCTTGACGTCCTTGACCTTGTCCCAGAGCTCGGCGCGCATCTCCGCTGGCGTGGCCATGTCGCTCTCCTCTCGCCCGCTCGCGCCCTCGGGCGCGTGACCAAGGGATAGCGCGCCGGCGTGAAAGCGGGGTCGGCGGAG
This genomic window from Trueperaceae bacterium contains:
- a CDS encoding pyridoxamine 5'-phosphate oxidase family protein; translation: MATPAEMRAELWDKVKDVKIAMLTTIGDDGRLYSRPMYTQREGREDGLWFLTARSSAKSRQVEGREDVNVSYADADKNVFVSVAGKARIVDDDELERELWNPLNEAFFAGPDDPDLVLLHVEPERAEYWDGSSGKVRQLFDLVTAAVTGRSDRLGENEKLDF